Part of the Triticum aestivum cultivar Chinese Spring chromosome 4D, IWGSC CS RefSeq v2.1, whole genome shotgun sequence genome is shown below.
ATGCTGTGCGGCCTCGGTGGACTTCTCCTTGGCAGCATCGGCAGTCTCGGTGGCCGTCTTCTTGACAGCGTCAGTCTTGTCGCCGAAAAAGCTGCCCGTCTGGTCTTTGCCCTCGACGGCGTGATCCTTACCGGCTTCCACCGTCTCGGACACCTTCCCCATGGCCTCGTCGCCCATCTTTTTAGCCGCCTCGGTAGTCTCGGAGGCAGCCTTCGTGACAGCCTCGCTTTTCTCACCAAGGAAGGCCCCGGTCTGGTCTTTTGCCTCAACGGCGCGGTCTTGAATGGACTGCCCCGTCTCGGACGCCGTCTTGGTGGCGTCGCCGGACTTCTCTTGAAACCAACCAGACATTTTTGAAGTTGATGGAGTGTTGGTACGTACTAATTTGTGGTGTTCTTTCCTTGTGCTTGTGGTGGAGAGACGTGTGTTCTTCCTTTATATAGGCCATTTGCCCCATTGCCGAGGTTGATACTGAAGAGAATACATCGCTTTCCAAGTACGTTGGCGTTATATGAGATATTTTTGTAACAAG
Proteins encoded:
- the LOC123098915 gene encoding ABA-inducible protein PHV A1 codes for the protein MSGWFQEKSGDATKTASETGQSIQDRAVEAKDQTGAFLGEKSEAVTKAASETTEAAKKMGDEAMGKVSETVEAGKDHAVEGKDQTGSFFGDKTDAVKKTATETADAAKEKSTEAAQHVQDTAAQYTKDTPVAPKENVFQQAGGNMVGAATDAKDAVMNTLGMGGDK